A genomic stretch from Planctomycetota bacterium includes:
- a CDS encoding endonuclease/exonuclease/phosphatase family protein, with product MPKIALLFASLLLLGCSSGGETVRFATFNSALSREAPGELLVALSTPDDEQAQAVAAIIQAARPDVLVLQEFDHGGDYDPDGEALRLFQENYLRQPQACSLRSIQYKHVYLVPSNTGIPTGVDLNGDGLVAPTEGAEVGTDAYAGDCHGWGKFPGQYAFVVLSKFPIDREGIETSQERRWFQGYLPDELAEAKARTKEVFGWSEDRIDRWYAEKTRSDQMPIEHFDDEAKRVLRLSSKNHVEVPIRVGLESISVVTAHPTPPVFDGPEDRNGRRNHDELVSLLSAVPNSAVRISFSQDATDLQRVAGYASHAERYVVMGDLNADPNDGEVFVNADGERAIDTLISLRHWGKIGIIDPMPTSPGGVAAAERQGGVNADHIGDPAADTADWNDDPTRGPGNLRVDYVLPSADLEVVGSGVFWPTPDEPLMGVDLATAERASDHRLVWVDVKVD from the coding sequence GTGCCCAAGATTGCTCTTCTCTTCGCGTCGTTGCTTCTTCTCGGCTGCTCGAGCGGTGGTGAGACCGTCCGCTTCGCCACGTTCAACAGCGCGTTGAGCCGCGAAGCCCCTGGCGAGTTGCTGGTAGCGCTGAGCACGCCGGACGACGAGCAGGCCCAAGCCGTCGCCGCGATCATCCAAGCCGCTCGGCCAGACGTGCTCGTCCTCCAGGAGTTCGACCATGGCGGCGACTACGACCCCGACGGCGAAGCGCTTCGGCTTTTCCAAGAGAACTACCTCAGGCAGCCGCAGGCTTGCAGCCTGCGGTCCATCCAGTACAAACACGTCTACCTCGTCCCCAGCAACACCGGCATCCCCACCGGTGTCGACCTCAACGGCGACGGCCTGGTCGCCCCGACCGAAGGTGCCGAAGTCGGCACCGACGCCTACGCCGGCGACTGCCACGGCTGGGGCAAGTTCCCGGGTCAGTACGCGTTCGTGGTGCTCTCGAAGTTTCCGATCGACCGCGAGGGGATCGAAACCTCACAGGAGAGACGCTGGTTTCAGGGCTACCTGCCTGACGAACTAGCCGAAGCGAAGGCAAGGACGAAAGAAGTATTCGGCTGGAGTGAAGATCGCATCGACCGCTGGTACGCCGAGAAAACACGCTCCGATCAGATGCCCATCGAGCACTTCGACGACGAGGCGAAGCGGGTTCTGCGTCTCAGCAGCAAGAACCACGTCGAAGTACCGATTCGAGTCGGCCTGGAATCGATCAGCGTCGTCACGGCCCACCCGACGCCGCCAGTCTTCGATGGCCCGGAAGATCGGAACGGGAGACGGAATCACGATGAATTGGTATCGCTCTTGAGCGCGGTGCCTAACAGCGCCGTCCGCATCAGCTTCAGTCAGGACGCCACAGATCTGCAGCGTGTTGCGGGGTACGCGAGTCACGCGGAGCGATATGTCGTGATGGGCGATCTCAACGCCGATCCGAACGATGGCGAGGTCTTCGTCAATGCCGACGGGGAACGGGCCATTGACACACTTATCTCTTTGCGACATTGGGGCAAAATCGGAATCATTGACCCGATGCCCACCTCCCCCGGCGGCGTCGCCGCCGCGGAGCGGCAGGGCGGGGTGAACGCCGATCACATCGGCGACCCTGCCGCTGACACCGCCGACTGGAACGACGACCCCACCCGCGGTCCGGGCAACCTGCGGGTCGACTACGTCCTGCCGTCGGCTGACCTCGAGGTCGTCGGCTCCGGCGTCTTCTGGCCGACGCCGGACGAGCCGCTGATGGGTGTCGATCTCGCGACGGCCGAGCGGGCCAGCGACCACCGACTCGTTTGGGTCGACGTGAAGGTCGATTGA
- the rfbC gene encoding dTDP-4-dehydrorhamnose 3,5-epimerase, which produces MVPRNCFIWSDSVLFRLLLSRHLHDAVGNLWKDNRRVARFGLAFVSSLKAVVRPVVDVSAAARAERLLLFVRKKMSGPSLVVERRRADVAPVTAIVQPPALPHEALGGGVLLIQPRKYGDERGYFSETFHVDKWQAIGVTDVFVQDNQSHSAAVGTVRALHYQLPPFAQAKLVRVLQGRVLDVAVDIRRSSETFGKVFSAELTADGGEQMYVPAGFAHGFSTLEPDTVVAYKVSAVYDKQSERGIRWNDPALSIDWRVDGSSVTLNARDREHPLLTDQADLFD; this is translated from the coding sequence GTGGTCCCGCGAAACTGTTTTATATGGAGCGACTCTGTTTTGTTCAGGCTCCTGCTCTCCAGACACTTACACGACGCTGTAGGTAACCTGTGGAAAGATAATCGGCGAGTCGCTCGTTTCGGTCTGGCGTTCGTTAGCTCTCTGAAGGCCGTCGTCCGACCTGTCGTCGACGTTTCTGCAGCCGCTCGTGCCGAGCGGCTGCTTCTTTTCGTTCGCAAGAAAATGTCGGGCCCGTCGCTTGTGGTCGAGCGACGCCGTGCCGATGTTGCACCTGTGACTGCGATCGTCCAACCGCCCGCTCTGCCGCATGAGGCCCTTGGTGGGGGCGTTTTGCTCATACAGCCACGAAAGTACGGCGATGAGCGAGGCTACTTTTCCGAAACCTTCCACGTCGACAAGTGGCAGGCGATCGGCGTTACAGACGTCTTCGTTCAGGACAACCAGTCACACAGCGCCGCCGTCGGCACTGTTCGTGCCTTGCACTACCAGCTGCCGCCATTTGCCCAGGCGAAGCTTGTTCGTGTGCTTCAGGGACGCGTGTTGGACGTCGCTGTCGATATCCGGCGTTCGAGCGAAACGTTCGGCAAGGTGTTTTCCGCTGAACTGACCGCCGACGGTGGCGAGCAGATGTACGTGCCGGCAGGTTTTGCGCACGGCTTCTCGACGCTCGAGCCCGACACTGTCGTCGCGTACAAGGTCTCAGCCGTCTACGACAAGCAGAGCGAGCGTGGCATTCGCTGGAACGACCCGGCGCTCAGCATTGACTGGCGTGTTGACGGGTCGTCGGTGACGCTGAACGCGCGGGATCGCGAGCATCCGCTTCTGACCGATCAGGCCGATTTGTTTGATTGA
- a CDS encoding NAD-dependent epimerase/dehydratase family protein gives MRTLVTGGAGFIGSNLALRLARDGHDVVAADTFGEGRWRNLVEFVDAGGDVVTMTHPLDLDVVDKLGPFDAVFHQASVTGVIGADGKADTSPAGSAAILRNNIEGFRKVLDRCVTWGSTLVWASSCSIYGRGPVPMRESADPDPLNAYAFSKLAKERLAGRMAPKLAFAPVGLRYSNVYGPREDDKGPLASMVHQLAKQMRAGKRPRIFEAGQQRRDFVYVDDVVEASLQAEQASRDGTLDAGQVHVFNAGAGASWSFNDLVASLNEELGTDLPPDYFPNPFDFTQDHTETDITKAAEAFGYKPTHDLRSGVAAFAKTGHLGIAAGG, from the coding sequence ATGCGGACGCTCGTCACCGGCGGAGCCGGATTCATCGGCTCGAATCTCGCACTCAGACTCGCTCGCGACGGCCATGACGTCGTTGCGGCTGACACGTTCGGCGAAGGTCGGTGGCGCAACCTGGTCGAGTTCGTCGACGCGGGCGGCGACGTCGTCACGATGACGCACCCGCTCGATCTCGACGTTGTGGACAAGCTCGGGCCGTTCGATGCGGTTTTCCACCAGGCAAGCGTCACCGGCGTCATCGGAGCCGACGGCAAGGCCGACACCTCGCCAGCCGGCTCCGCCGCGATCCTGCGGAACAACATCGAGGGCTTCCGAAAGGTCCTGGATCGCTGCGTCACCTGGGGCTCGACGCTCGTCTGGGCCAGCAGCTGCTCGATTTACGGCCGAGGCCCGGTGCCGATGAGGGAATCGGCCGACCCGGATCCGCTCAACGCTTACGCCTTCAGCAAGCTCGCCAAGGAACGTCTTGCCGGCCGGATGGCACCCAAGCTGGCCTTCGCACCGGTCGGTCTTCGTTACAGCAACGTCTACGGACCACGCGAGGACGACAAAGGCCCTCTGGCGAGCATGGTCCATCAGCTCGCCAAGCAGATGCGTGCCGGCAAAAGGCCACGCATCTTCGAGGCCGGGCAGCAGCGGCGCGATTTCGTGTACGTTGACGACGTGGTCGAGGCCAGTCTTCAGGCGGAGCAGGCCAGCCGCGATGGAACGCTCGACGCAGGCCAAGTCCACGTCTTCAACGCCGGTGCCGGGGCGAGCTGGTCGTTCAATGACCTTGTCGCCAGCTTGAACGAAGAGCTCGGCACCGACTTGCCGCCGGACTACTTCCCGAATCCGTTCGACTTCACGCAGGATCACACCGAGACGGACATCACCAAGGCAGCCGAGGCGTTCGGGTACAAGCCGACGCACGATTTGCGATCGGGCGTCGCCGCCTTCGCAAAGACGGGACACCTCGGCATCGCTGCTGGCGGATGA
- a CDS encoding arginyltransferase encodes MQRWSWWPSIPPGLPVPLVSLGSHPCPYLPGRVARDRAFLADAMPPEAYERLMDRGFRRSGNVIYQPSCRGCRSCRPVRVLVDEFSEGRRFRRCGRRNADLHVTHGRLEPTPEKFDLYHRYQRVRHGERDHLDWPGFVDFLYDTPVKTVEFCYRDATGRLIGVGICDEGARSLSSVYFYYDPDEVKRSVGTFGVLAELAYCRERNLPHYYLGFWVEGCRAMAYKNDFKPYEVLDTDGIWRSGSA; translated from the coding sequence ATGCAGCGGTGGAGCTGGTGGCCATCGATTCCGCCTGGGTTGCCTGTGCCGCTGGTGTCGCTCGGATCGCACCCGTGCCCGTACTTGCCGGGCCGGGTTGCGCGTGACCGCGCCTTCCTCGCCGATGCGATGCCGCCCGAGGCGTACGAGCGTCTGATGGATCGCGGTTTCCGTCGCAGCGGCAACGTCATCTATCAGCCATCGTGCCGCGGCTGTCGATCGTGTCGTCCCGTGCGTGTGCTCGTGGACGAGTTCAGTGAGGGCAGACGATTCCGCCGCTGTGGCAGACGCAACGCCGACCTGCACGTCACGCACGGCCGGCTCGAGCCGACCCCTGAAAAGTTCGACCTTTACCATCGCTACCAGCGTGTCCGTCACGGCGAGCGCGACCACCTCGACTGGCCGGGCTTCGTCGACTTCCTCTACGATACGCCGGTCAAGACGGTCGAGTTCTGCTATCGCGATGCCACCGGCAGGCTCATCGGCGTGGGCATTTGCGACGAGGGCGCTCGTTCGCTGTCGAGCGTTTACTTCTACTACGACCCGGACGAGGTGAAACGCTCGGTCGGCACGTTCGGCGTGCTGGCTGAACTCGCTTACTGCCGCGAGCGGAACCTGCCGCACTACTACCTGGGCTTCTGGGTCGAGGGTTGCCGGGCGATGGCTTACAAAAATGACTTCAAGCCGTACGAGGTGTTAGACACCGACGGGATTTGGCGCAGTGGATCGGCGTAG
- a CDS encoding response regulator, whose amino-acid sequence MSLKVLLVEDDVVARGAMAKLLRHAGAMVVTASDGSEGLSRLLDDRFDVLLTDLHMPGGMDGFELIDATNRLPLAHRPRRVVAISGHFDRAVIGEMLPDSGTVDYFPKPVDLDRLIDTIGGPVN is encoded by the coding sequence ATGTCGCTCAAAGTCCTGCTTGTCGAAGACGACGTGGTCGCCCGCGGGGCGATGGCCAAACTGCTGCGTCACGCTGGGGCGATGGTTGTCACGGCGAGCGATGGCTCCGAGGGGCTGAGCCGTTTGTTGGACGATCGGTTTGACGTGCTGCTGACCGATCTGCACATGCCCGGCGGCATGGACGGCTTCGAGCTGATCGACGCGACCAACCGCCTTCCGCTCGCACATCGGCCTCGCCGCGTCGTCGCGATCAGCGGCCACTTCGACCGGGCTGTCATCGGCGAGATGCTGCCGGATTCGGGCACGGTCGACTATTTTCCGAAGCCCGTCGACCTCGATCGCCTGATCGACACCATCGGCGGACCGGTCAACTGA